TTCACATATAGAAGTGAATTTGCATCGTTTTTTTTACTGAATTCAGCTAGCATAGCTGGCAATTCATAATAATTAGAATAGAGGAAAGTATGATCCAAGACGGTTTTGCGTTTATTGCATTCTTAATGTTTATATCAAGTGTGATAATTTGGTATGAAGATAAATATAAAAACGGACCATTTTTCAAGTATGTTCCCGCGGTGATCATTATCTATTTTTCAGCGATGGTTATGTCAACATTAGGCGTCTGGGAAATGACAGAGTCTGTCAAACAAGCTCGCTCAGAAGTAAAAACAGCGATTTTACCGGCCATGATCTTTTTGATGTTACTCAGAGCTGATTTAAGAGATATTGTAAAACTCGGACCAAAACTTTTAGGTACATTTTTCGCGGCAACGTTGAGTATTGTACTTGGATTCATCGTCTCATTTGCATTATTCCAGACTTACTTAAATGACAATGCAGCGCTCACATTCGGTGCCTTAGCGGGCAGTTGGATTGGTGGCACACAAAACATGGTTGCGGTCCAGCAGTCTTTAGGACTCAATGATGCTGGTATGGGTTATACGTTGCTCATCGACTCTATTGATTATGCAATGTGGATAATGTTCTTATTAGCTCTGGTCCCATTTGCACACAAATTTAACGCGTGGACCAAAGCCGATACCAGTACACTTGACGATCTGCAAGAAAAGCTCTCCCTATCTAATGAAAAAATCAGAAAAGAAACAACATTTCCAGATATGATGCTGTTATTAGGTAGTGCATTTGGCCTCTCGGCACTGGCGATTTATGTCTCAGGTTTATTACCTCACAATGCCGTACTAACAGGCACGACTTGGAGCATTATGATCGTGACCCTTGTTGGGGTGATCTGTGCGATGACACCTCTTGGCAAGCTTCCAGGTTCTCCACAACTTTCGAATGTCTTACTGTATACTTTAGTCGGGCTGATTGCTGCCAATGCAGACTTTGCAGAGCTGACCCAAGCGCCCGCATATATTTTAGCGGGTTTTGTAATTCTGCTGATCCATGGTGCGATCCTGACCACCATAGCCAAAATTTTCAAACTAGACCTCTTTACCTGTGGCATAGCATCGCTTGCAAATATTGGGGGAGTTGCGTCTTCACCTGTGCTCGCCGCAGCCTATAGCCAAACTTTAGTGCCTGTTGCAATCTTGATGGCATTGATGGGCGTTATCATTGGTACTGGTGCAGGCATTGGGGTAGCTATGTTGCTACAAGCTATGTAAGCCTGTATATGGTTGCAGTGAGTACACATGCTCACTGCAATCTCTTTGTCGAGCTTACAGCACTGAATTATTCAACTTTCGTCTTCTGAAGCGCAGTGCAGTTACCGTAGAAGTAATCCCGCCTGCACTACATGCCCAACATAGATAAATAACATTCAGAGCCAAAGAGACGAATGCGTTGGAGATGTGCGCTTTGAAAGTAAGCACTCGCCTCCAAAGCACACACTTGCTATTTCACCTCAATCCGTATTTGCGTATTTCCGTTGTCAATCTCGCCCACCCCTTTGGAAGCAACAGCCTTGTAGTCTGAGCCACGCACTTTTCTAATGTAGGAATAATTGCCGCCATCAGAATACGTACTGTTAAGTTGCCAATTGCCATTAACACGTTGATATAGTTGTATATCACCGCCAAAGTATGGCTGATCATTATTACCATTGACTAAAATACTATGTACTGTCCAACCAAAGCGATTGGTTAAGTATGTTGCGCCAGAGTAATTATGATTAGTTTGAGTGATGGTACTCAATTTCAATTTATTTGCAGATTGAATGTCCAACTCTTTCACATAACGTGACCCTTTCGTCGGATCAAAAGACGTGCTTTCGGTAAATAAAACATGCACACCCCCACCTGTGCCAGGCTCTTCAGCAACAATATCTTTCACATAAATGTAAGTGCCT
This genomic window from Pseudoalteromonas luteoviolacea contains:
- a CDS encoding DUF819 domain-containing protein; translation: MIQDGFAFIAFLMFISSVIIWYEDKYKNGPFFKYVPAVIIIYFSAMVMSTLGVWEMTESVKQARSEVKTAILPAMIFLMLLRADLRDIVKLGPKLLGTFFAATLSIVLGFIVSFALFQTYLNDNAALTFGALAGSWIGGTQNMVAVQQSLGLNDAGMGYTLLIDSIDYAMWIMFLLALVPFAHKFNAWTKADTSTLDDLQEKLSLSNEKIRKETTFPDMMLLLGSAFGLSALAIYVSGLLPHNAVLTGTTWSIMIVTLVGVICAMTPLGKLPGSPQLSNVLLYTLVGLIAANADFAELTQAPAYILAGFVILLIHGAILTTIAKIFKLDLFTCGIASLANIGGVASSPVLAAAYSQTLVPVAILMALMGVIIGTGAGIGVAMLLQAM